In a genomic window of Gossypium arboreum isolate Shixiya-1 chromosome 7, ASM2569848v2, whole genome shotgun sequence:
- the LOC108453033 gene encoding protein WVD2-like 7, with translation MGDSTCLMQPFSYTAGLPNEAKEGNPIHGLGQSISFGRYMSESLAWEKWSTFSHNKYVEEAERYARPGSVAQKKAFFEAHYKTLAARKAAALLEQANAAAATNATESEAQNPNPRMAETGSIYDCKENNSEFVKVQSSSVDEPQVLLENNMKNEAFEKNGVVVDKAEITDLEVKETTQVKNNCVKANQSRLLGDDKELELSEGTQMEKPLLKGGKTNEDEFEVTSKMKPSQSSSKVFANARTSKMPSSPAKFKAPLRPNNGNNLTPMTKKSAMDISERKRSTPKSSHKSINFTHAKEFSKFTSTIIRKIDGSRIDSNSKASKECPTPLRTPNQVSISGKPKQSSATPWSENQSARTPVNSSASVSKTARGKWNFLPTDCSKILSACRNKSQSPGIFASFNLRTEERAARRKQRLEEKFNVIQEQKVQQQTTLKEKAGTEFKKLRQSFCFKARPLPDFYKERTPKDQIQKVPLTKPESPGIGRKSTPCKASIVESKSSVPPHRKSSIKNNCFMHVSEKKNRTSARSLASRIAMSAHENTSPNIQHA, from the exons ATGGGGGACTCAACTTGTCTCATGCAACCATTTTCTTACACTGCAGGCCTTCCCAATGAAGCCAAAGAG GGAAACCCAATTCATGGTCTTGGACAGTCAATTTCATTTGGCAGATACATGTCTGAATCTTTAGCTTGGGAAAAATGGTCAACCTTTTCTCATAACAAATATGTTGAAGAAGCTGAGAGATATGCTAGGCCAGGTTCAGTAGCTCAAAAAAAAGCTTTCTTTGAAGCTCATTATAAGACCCTTGCTGCTAGGAAAGCAGCTGCCTTGCTTGAACAAGCTAATGCTGCTGCTGCCACTAATGCTACTGAAAGTGAAGCTCAAAACCCAAACCCTCGAATGGCAGAAACTGGCTCCATTTATGATTGTAAAGAGAATAATTCAGAATTTGTGAAGGTTCAAAGCAGCTCAGTTGATGAACCCCAAGTTCTTTTGGagaataatatgaaaaatgaagcTTTTGAAAAGAATGGTGTGGTTGTTGATAAGGCTGAAATTACAGATTTGGAGGTTAAAGAAACAACCCAAGTGAAGAACAATTGTGTTAAAGCTAACCAGTCAAGACTACTTGGAGATGATAAAGAATTGGAGCTTAGTGAAGGGACTCAAATGGAGAAACCTCTACTTAAG GGTGGCAAAACCAATGAAGATGAATTTGAGGTAACAAGCAAGATGAAACCTTCCCAATCTTCTTCAAAGGTGTTTGCTAATGCAAGAACATCCAAGATGCCATCTTCACCTGCAAAATTCAAAGCTCCACTTCGACCCAACAATGGAAACAATCTCACGCCAATGACCAAGAAGTCTGCAATGGACATATCTGAAAGAAAGAGATCAACACCAAAATCAAGTCACAAGTCAATCAACTTCACCCATGCAAAAGAATTCAGTAAATTTACTTCCACTATCATCAGAAAGATTGATGGTTCAAGAATTGATTCGAATTCTAAAGCATCTAAAGAATGTCCTACACCTTTAAGGACTCCGAACCAG GTGTCTATAAGTGGAAAACCGAAACAATCCTCGGCCACCCCTTGGTCTGAAAACCAAAG TGCTAGAACACCAGTTAATTCCTCAGCCAGTGTCAGCAAAACAGCTCGTGGAAAATGGAACTTTCTTCCTACAGA TTGTTCAAAGATTTTGAGTGCCTGCAGAAACAAATCACAGTCACCTGGTATATTTGCATCTTTCAACTTGAGAACTGAAGAAAGAGCTGCTAGAAGAAAACAG AGGCTTGAAGAGAAATTCAATGTTATTCAGGAACAAAAAGTACAACAGCAAACAACACTCAAG GAAAAAGCAGGGACCGAATTCAAGAAACTACGACAAAGCTTTTGCTTCAAGGCAAGACCATTGCCGGATTTTTATAAAGAAAGAACACCTAAAGATCAGATTCAAAAG GTTCCATTGACAAAACCTGAATCACCTGGCATAGGAAGAAAATCTACTCCCTGCAAAGCAAGCATTGTTGAAAGCAAAAGCTCTGTTCCTCCTCATCGGAAGTCTTCGATTAAGAACAATTGCTTCATGCATGTCTCGGAAAAGAAAAACCGAACTTCAGCTCGTTCTCTTGCTTCACGAATTGCAATGTCTGCTCATGAGAACACATCTCCAAATATCCAGCATGCATAA
- the LOC108453042 gene encoding succinate dehydrogenase [ubiquinone] iron-sulfur subunit 2, mitochondrial yields MATNLIRRAMNMTPRLPSSKVAPASRLVLDRPYATETEAQKVEPKASSGSGGANMKTFQIYRWNPDNPTKPQLQDFKINLKECGPMVLDALIKIKNEMDPSLTFRRSCREGICGSCAMNINGCNGLACLTKIESGPSETTITPLPHMFVIKDLVVDMTNFYNQYKSIEPWLKRKNPPPAAGKEIPQSKKDRAKLDGMYECILCACCSTSCPSYWWNPESYLGPAALLHANRWISDSRDEYTKERLDAINDEFKLYRCHTILNCARACPKGLNPGKQITNIKHLQLTGGA; encoded by the exons ATGGCGACCAATTTGATCCGTCGAGCGATGAACATGACGCCACGTTTGCCGTCATCGAAAGTAGCTCCAGCGTCGCGGCTGGTGTTGGACCGTCCTTACGCCACCGAAACGGAAGCTCAAAAGGTGGAACCGAAAGCCTCCTCCGGCAGCGGCGGCGCCAACATGAAAACCTTCCAAATCTATCGATGGAACCCAGATAATCCTACGAAACCCCAACTTCAAGACTTCAAAATCAACTTAAAAGAATGCGGACCCATGGTGCTTGATGCCTTGATCAAGATCAAGAACGAGATGGATCCATCGCTCACCTTCCGTCGTTCCTGCCGTGAAGGGATTTGTGGCTCTTGTGCAATGAACATCAACGGTTGTAACGGGTTAGCATGTCTTACCAAGATCGAATCTGGACCGTCGGAAACGACGATCACGCCGTTGCCGCATATGTTTGTGATAAAAGATTTGGTGGTTGATATGACTAATTTTTATAATCAGTATAAGAGCATTGAGCCTTGGTTGAAGAGGAAGAATCCGCCACCGGCGGCGGGGAAAGAGATTCCGCAGTCTAAAAAGGACAGAGCCAAGTTAGATGGGATGTATGAGTGTATCTTGTGTGCTTGTTGCAGTACCAGCTGTCCTAGTTATTGGTGGAATCCTGAATCTTATTTGGGTCCTGCTGCTTTGCTTCACGCTAACAG ATGGATAAGCGATAGCCGTGACGAATACACAAAAGAGAGATTGGATGCCATAAATGACGAGTTTAAGTTGTATCGTTGCCATACGATATTGAATTGTGCTCGTGCTTGCCCGAAGGGTCTGAACCCAGGAAAACAGATTACAAACATCAAGCACCTTCAGCTGACTGGTGGTGCTTAA
- the LOC108484367 gene encoding BAG family molecular chaperone regulator 2-like gives MMKLKSKKFCRGSFKFGNGGGNNGNVKSGEKGVGNCNNISEIKWELRPGGMLVQKRETGSSVGEGMIIVRVSTVSQCHDISIGATSTFGELKMILSLVTSLEPKEQRLLFKGKEREDDEYLHMVGVKDKDKVLLLQDPAIKEMKKLHRLASTTQHIPTTYHTISV, from the exons ATGATGAAGTTGAAGTCTAAGAAGTTTTGCAGAGGCAGCTTTAAGTTTGGGAATGGAGGTGGAAACAATGGTAATGTAAAAAGTGGTGAAAAGGGTGTTGGGAATTGTAATAATATAAGTGAAATCAAATGGGAACTTAGGCCTGGTGGGATGCTTGTTCAAAAGAGAGAAACTGGTTCAAGTGTTGGAGAAGGGATGATCATTGTTAGAGTCTCAACTGTTTCTCAATGCCATGATATCTCCATTGGAGCAACTTCCACTTTTG GAGAATTGAAGATGATATTGTCATTGGTAACAAGTTTGGAGCCAAAAGAGCAAAGACTATTATTCAAAGGGAAAGAAAGAGAAGATGATGAATATCTACACATGGTTGGTGTTAAAGACAAAGACAAAGTGCTACTATTACAAGACCCAGCCATTAAAGAAATGAAGAAGCTTCATAGATTGGCTTCAACAACCCAACATATTCCCACTACTTATCACACCATAAGTGTATGA